The following proteins are co-located in the Manihot esculenta cultivar AM560-2 chromosome 9, M.esculenta_v8, whole genome shotgun sequence genome:
- the LOC110622629 gene encoding protein ALWAYS EARLY 2 isoform X2 — MAPTRKKSVNKRFLNEVSPHKEVRNSNKNKERVSGKRRLSDNLGPRWSEEELQQFYKAYRAHGMEWKKVAAEVPNRSAEMVRTLFKMNKAYLSLPEGTASVVGLIAMMTDHYYSQEVSDSEGESNDEPGMPRKPQKTKQVKVQPSTSKDSLQSHSIASTDGYLSLLKKGHFYGGQPRAVGKRTPRVAVSYPYKKNDSQNYVLAKKGQKPQNDVNDDGAHVAALALTEALKRGGSTQVCHTQSGGTEHIKLSPVRSWEMMFPESKTGHTKFRVASVDEEWMVDGTSRGADNGAYARDTSSLVDMEGVGTVEVHPKGKKFYRKKVKVEEIGNSQSDDGGEACSGTEEGPKVNALKGKTDIDGSDAKIDEMSPQARKKRSGKRFSGDEFSALDALQTLANLSVMESESSVQQNEERTVLTVDDKSSKPEATSTSRHRDKVKLLGHREKLLHPRSEVEGASRKSKLGRNTAIYAKPVSESKQGPQFINNNINVLKRKRHSLVSKVSNAEVPIKLHLSEPLDTEPVDEEEIISALKGKRTCQVSTVPKQRKAIGVSEGCFSDQKSSANDVAVSTAQVPVAKQVTLQTSKISRRKMSLKQSITRKERHSSENILKNQTNRCSISLHDTASYLREKFSCCLSSPMVRRWCTFEWFYSAIDYPWFAKREFVEYLNHVGLGHIPRLTRVEWGVIRSSLGKPRRFSEHFLHEEREKLKQYRDSVRTHYTELRTGAMDGLPTDLAKPLSVGQRVIAVHPKTRELHDGSVLTIDHDRCRVQFDCPEMGVEFVKDIDCMPLNPFDNMPEALRRHGFSVMSKELQVNGHSHIGGFTSTRHLDNSEIPMNTLVKRAQVDANVQRKAASVDVVNAQQIASQPSVVARLQVKEVDIQAPSDLNHAFDKKASSALVNLRQHNAYPGNTLPPWLKPTVNSSFLAGLPSSHDSFVSQESGSTVIEIVRGSRDKAHTMIDAAVQAISSMKEGEDAFVKIGEALDSIDRRQLASESKAQEIRSLEHVNGILSHHNQLISSTLEPQVNNNASGPKSHNNTDKIEAAIPSELIKSCVATLLMIQTCTERQYPPADVAQIIDSAVTSLHPCCPQNLPIYREIQMCMGRIKTQILALIPT; from the exons GCGTACTTATCCCTGCCTGAGGGAACAGCTTCTGTGGTTGGCCTTATAGCCATGATGACTGACCATTATTACTCCCAA GAAGTGAGCGATAGTGAAGGAGAAAGTAATGATGAGCCAGGAATGCCTCGGAAACCTCAGAAAACCAAGCAGGTGAAAGTCCAGCCTAGCACATCAAAAGATTCCCTGCAGTCGCACTCAATTGCATCAACTGATGGATACTTATCATTATTGAAGAAAGGACACTTTTATG GTGGTCAGCCTCGAGCAGTAGGGAAAAGAACACCTCGAGTTGCTGTTTCATATCCATATAAGAAAAATGACAGTCAGAATTATGTTTTGGCGAAGAAGGGCCAGAAGCCCCAGAATGATGTCAATGACGATGGAGCACATGTTGCTGCGCTGGCATTAACTGAGGCGTTAAAAAGAGGAGGTTCTACCCAAGTTTGTCACACCCAAAGTGGAGGAACAGAACACATTAAATTGTCACCTGTTAGAAGCTGGGAAATGAtg TTTCCAGAGTCGAAGACGGGTCATACAAAATTTCGAGTTGCTTCTGTAGATGAAGAATGGATGGTTGATGGTACAAGCAGGGGAGCTGATAATGGTGCTTATGCCAGGGATACAAGCTCACTGGTGGATATGGAAGGTGTAGGTACTGTAGAAGTTCATCCAAAGGGGAAGAAGTTTTACAGAAAGAAAGTAAAGGTTGAAGAGATTGGGAATAGTCAATCTGATGATGGCGGAGAAGCTTGTAGTGGTACTGAAGAAGGACCAAAAGTAAATGCCCTAAAGGGGAAAACCGATATTGATGGTTCAGATGCAAAAATTGATGAGATGTCTCCACAGGCCCGAAAGAAGAGAAGTGGCAAACGATTCTCTGGAG ATGAATTCTCTGCCTTGGATGCCCTACAAACGTTGGCTAACCTTTCTGTAATGGAATCTG AATCCTCCGTCCAGCAGAATGAAGAAAGAACTGTACTTACTGTGGATGACAAATCTAGCAAACCTGAAGCTACATCTACTAGCCGCCATAGGGATAAAGTTAAACTTCTAGGGCACAGAGAAAAACTGCTTCATCCAAGAAGTGAAGTTGAGGGCGCCTCAAGAAAATCCAAGCTAGGAAGAAATACAGCAATTTATGCTAAACCTGTTTCTGAATCAAAGCAAGGGCCTCAGTTCATCAACAACAATATTAATGTACTGAAAAGAAAACGTCATTCTTTGGTGTCAAAG GTATCAAATGCTGAAGTGCCCATAAAATTACATCTAAGTGAACCATTGGACACTGAG CCTGTTGATGAAGAAGAGATTATATCTGCGCTTAAAGGAAAACGAACTTGTCAAGTTTCTACTGTTCCAAAGCAACGGAAAGCCATTGGAGTATCAGAGGGATGTTTCAGTGATCAGAAAAGTTCTGCTAATGATGTGGCTGTATCAACCGCTCAAGTTCCTGTTGCAAAACAAGTTACCTTGCAAACCAGTAAAATAAGCAGACGCAAGATGAGTCTAAAGCAATCAATTACTCGTAAAGAGAGGCACTCTTCTGAGAACATCCTGAAAAATCAAACTAATAGATGCTCAATCTCCCTACATGATACAGCATCCTATCTAAGG GAAAAGTTTTCTTGCTGTCTCTCATCTCCTATGGTTCGCAGATGGTGTACATTTGAGTGGTTCTACAGTGCAATTGACTACCCTTGGTTTGCGAAAAGGGAGTTCGTGGAGTACTTAAATCATGTTGGACTTGGGCACATTCCAAGATTAACTCGTGTTGAATGGGGTGTCATAAGAag TTCCCTAGGCAAACCTCGAAGATTCTCTGAACATTTTTTACATGAAGAAAGGGAGAAACTGAAGCAGTATAGGGATTCTGTGAGAACACATTATACTGAACTTCGTACTGGTGCCATGGATGGACTTCCAACAGATTTAGCAAAACCTTTATCAGTTGGCCAACGAGTAATAGCTGTGCATCCCAAAACAAGAGAACTTCATGATGGAAGTGTGCTCACAATTGATCATGACAGGTGCAGAGTTCAATTTGACTGTCCTGAAATGGGAGTGGAATTTGTCAAG GATATAGACTGCATGCCTTTAAATCCATTTGATAACATGCCAGAAGCTCTTAGGAGACATGGATTCTCTGTTATGTCCAAGGAACTGCAAGTGAACGGGCATTCACATATTGGAGGGTTTACTTCAACAAGGCATTTAGACAACTCAGAGATTCCCATGAATACACTGGTAAAGCGTGCACAG GTGGATGCAAACGTACAAAGAAAGGCAGCTTCAGTTGATGTTGTTAATGCACAACAAATAGCCAGTCAACCTTCTGTGGTGGCACGACTTCAAGTGAAGGAAGTTGATATACAAGCTCCTTCTGATTTGAATCATGCTTTTGATAAGAAG GCCTCTTCTGCTTTAGTCAATTTGAGGCAACACAATGCATACCCAGGGAATACCCTGCCTCCTTGGCTGAAGCCCACTGTCAATTCCAGTTTCCTGGCTGGCCTGCCAAGTTCTCATGATAGTTTTGTTTCTCAAGAATCAGGATCTACTGTCATTGAAATTGTAAGAGGTTCCAGGGACAAGGCACACACAATGATAGATGCTGCTGTTCAG GCGATTTCATCCATGAAAGAAGGGGAGGATGCTTTTGTGAAGATTGGGGAGGCTTTAGATTCTATTGATAGAAGACAATTAGCATCAGAATCTAAGGCACAAGAAATCAGGTCTCTGGAGCACGTCAATGGCATTTTAAGCCATCATAATCAGTTGATTTCCAGCACACTGGAGCCCCAAGTTAATAACAATGCGTCTGGGCCTAAATCACACAATAATACCGACAAAATTGAAGCAGCAATCCCTTCAGAGCTGATAAAATCATGTGTTGCTACTTTGCTCATGATACAG ACGTGTACCGAACGACAATATCCTCCAGCTGATGTGGCTCAAATAATTGATTCTGCTGTTACCAGCTTGCATCCATGTTGCCCTCAAAATCTGCCAATATATAGAGAGATACAAATGTGCATGGGAAGAATCAAGACCCAAATATTAGCTCTTATACCAACATAA
- the LOC110622629 gene encoding protein ALWAYS EARLY 2 isoform X1 encodes MAPTRKKSVNKRFLNEVSPHKEVRNSNKNKERVSGKRRLSDNLGPRWSEEELQQFYKAYRAHGMEWKKVAAEVPNRSAEMVRTLFKMNKAYLSLPEGTASVVGLIAMMTDHYYSQEVSDSEGESNDEPGMPRKPQKTKQVKVQPSTSKDSLQSHSIASTDGYLSLLKKGHFYGGQPRAVGKRTPRVAVSYPYKKNDSQNYVLAKKGQKPQNDVNDDGAHVAALALTEALKRGGSTQVCHTQSGGTEHIKLSPVRSWEMMFPESKTGHTKFRVASVDEEWMVDGTSRGADNGAYARDTSSLVDMEGVGTVEVHPKGKKFYRKKVKVEEIGNSQSDDGGEACSGTEEGPKVNALKGKTDIDGSDAKIDEMSPQARKKRSGKRFSGDEFSALDALQTLANLSVMESESSVQQNEERTVLTVDDKSSKPEATSTSRHRDKVKLLGHREKLLHPRSEVEGASRKSKLGRNTAIYAKPVSESKQGPQFINNNINVLKRKRHSLVSKVSNAEVPIKLHLSEPLDTEPVDEEEIISALKGKRTCQVSTVPKQRKAIGVSEGCFSDQKSSANDVAVSTAQVPVAKQVTLQTSKISRRKMSLKQSITRKERHSSENILKNQTNRCSISLHDTASYLREKFSCCLSSPMVRRWCTFEWFYSAIDYPWFAKREFVEYLNHVGLGHIPRLTRVEWGVIRSSLGKPRRFSEHFLHEEREKLKQYRDSVRTHYTELRTGAMDGLPTDLAKPLSVGQRVIAVHPKTRELHDGSVLTIDHDRCRVQFDCPEMGVEFVKDIDCMPLNPFDNMPEALRRHGFSVMSKELQVNGHSHIGGFTSTRHLDNSEIPMNTLVKRAQVKIIVSNVDANVQRKAASVDVVNAQQIASQPSVVARLQVKEVDIQAPSDLNHAFDKKASSALVNLRQHNAYPGNTLPPWLKPTVNSSFLAGLPSSHDSFVSQESGSTVIEIVRGSRDKAHTMIDAAVQAISSMKEGEDAFVKIGEALDSIDRRQLASESKAQEIRSLEHVNGILSHHNQLISSTLEPQVNNNASGPKSHNNTDKIEAAIPSELIKSCVATLLMIQTCTERQYPPADVAQIIDSAVTSLHPCCPQNLPIYREIQMCMGRIKTQILALIPT; translated from the exons GCGTACTTATCCCTGCCTGAGGGAACAGCTTCTGTGGTTGGCCTTATAGCCATGATGACTGACCATTATTACTCCCAA GAAGTGAGCGATAGTGAAGGAGAAAGTAATGATGAGCCAGGAATGCCTCGGAAACCTCAGAAAACCAAGCAGGTGAAAGTCCAGCCTAGCACATCAAAAGATTCCCTGCAGTCGCACTCAATTGCATCAACTGATGGATACTTATCATTATTGAAGAAAGGACACTTTTATG GTGGTCAGCCTCGAGCAGTAGGGAAAAGAACACCTCGAGTTGCTGTTTCATATCCATATAAGAAAAATGACAGTCAGAATTATGTTTTGGCGAAGAAGGGCCAGAAGCCCCAGAATGATGTCAATGACGATGGAGCACATGTTGCTGCGCTGGCATTAACTGAGGCGTTAAAAAGAGGAGGTTCTACCCAAGTTTGTCACACCCAAAGTGGAGGAACAGAACACATTAAATTGTCACCTGTTAGAAGCTGGGAAATGAtg TTTCCAGAGTCGAAGACGGGTCATACAAAATTTCGAGTTGCTTCTGTAGATGAAGAATGGATGGTTGATGGTACAAGCAGGGGAGCTGATAATGGTGCTTATGCCAGGGATACAAGCTCACTGGTGGATATGGAAGGTGTAGGTACTGTAGAAGTTCATCCAAAGGGGAAGAAGTTTTACAGAAAGAAAGTAAAGGTTGAAGAGATTGGGAATAGTCAATCTGATGATGGCGGAGAAGCTTGTAGTGGTACTGAAGAAGGACCAAAAGTAAATGCCCTAAAGGGGAAAACCGATATTGATGGTTCAGATGCAAAAATTGATGAGATGTCTCCACAGGCCCGAAAGAAGAGAAGTGGCAAACGATTCTCTGGAG ATGAATTCTCTGCCTTGGATGCCCTACAAACGTTGGCTAACCTTTCTGTAATGGAATCTG AATCCTCCGTCCAGCAGAATGAAGAAAGAACTGTACTTACTGTGGATGACAAATCTAGCAAACCTGAAGCTACATCTACTAGCCGCCATAGGGATAAAGTTAAACTTCTAGGGCACAGAGAAAAACTGCTTCATCCAAGAAGTGAAGTTGAGGGCGCCTCAAGAAAATCCAAGCTAGGAAGAAATACAGCAATTTATGCTAAACCTGTTTCTGAATCAAAGCAAGGGCCTCAGTTCATCAACAACAATATTAATGTACTGAAAAGAAAACGTCATTCTTTGGTGTCAAAG GTATCAAATGCTGAAGTGCCCATAAAATTACATCTAAGTGAACCATTGGACACTGAG CCTGTTGATGAAGAAGAGATTATATCTGCGCTTAAAGGAAAACGAACTTGTCAAGTTTCTACTGTTCCAAAGCAACGGAAAGCCATTGGAGTATCAGAGGGATGTTTCAGTGATCAGAAAAGTTCTGCTAATGATGTGGCTGTATCAACCGCTCAAGTTCCTGTTGCAAAACAAGTTACCTTGCAAACCAGTAAAATAAGCAGACGCAAGATGAGTCTAAAGCAATCAATTACTCGTAAAGAGAGGCACTCTTCTGAGAACATCCTGAAAAATCAAACTAATAGATGCTCAATCTCCCTACATGATACAGCATCCTATCTAAGG GAAAAGTTTTCTTGCTGTCTCTCATCTCCTATGGTTCGCAGATGGTGTACATTTGAGTGGTTCTACAGTGCAATTGACTACCCTTGGTTTGCGAAAAGGGAGTTCGTGGAGTACTTAAATCATGTTGGACTTGGGCACATTCCAAGATTAACTCGTGTTGAATGGGGTGTCATAAGAag TTCCCTAGGCAAACCTCGAAGATTCTCTGAACATTTTTTACATGAAGAAAGGGAGAAACTGAAGCAGTATAGGGATTCTGTGAGAACACATTATACTGAACTTCGTACTGGTGCCATGGATGGACTTCCAACAGATTTAGCAAAACCTTTATCAGTTGGCCAACGAGTAATAGCTGTGCATCCCAAAACAAGAGAACTTCATGATGGAAGTGTGCTCACAATTGATCATGACAGGTGCAGAGTTCAATTTGACTGTCCTGAAATGGGAGTGGAATTTGTCAAG GATATAGACTGCATGCCTTTAAATCCATTTGATAACATGCCAGAAGCTCTTAGGAGACATGGATTCTCTGTTATGTCCAAGGAACTGCAAGTGAACGGGCATTCACATATTGGAGGGTTTACTTCAACAAGGCATTTAGACAACTCAGAGATTCCCATGAATACACTGGTAAAGCGTGCACAGGTCAAAATAATTGTTTCAAAT GTGGATGCAAACGTACAAAGAAAGGCAGCTTCAGTTGATGTTGTTAATGCACAACAAATAGCCAGTCAACCTTCTGTGGTGGCACGACTTCAAGTGAAGGAAGTTGATATACAAGCTCCTTCTGATTTGAATCATGCTTTTGATAAGAAG GCCTCTTCTGCTTTAGTCAATTTGAGGCAACACAATGCATACCCAGGGAATACCCTGCCTCCTTGGCTGAAGCCCACTGTCAATTCCAGTTTCCTGGCTGGCCTGCCAAGTTCTCATGATAGTTTTGTTTCTCAAGAATCAGGATCTACTGTCATTGAAATTGTAAGAGGTTCCAGGGACAAGGCACACACAATGATAGATGCTGCTGTTCAG GCGATTTCATCCATGAAAGAAGGGGAGGATGCTTTTGTGAAGATTGGGGAGGCTTTAGATTCTATTGATAGAAGACAATTAGCATCAGAATCTAAGGCACAAGAAATCAGGTCTCTGGAGCACGTCAATGGCATTTTAAGCCATCATAATCAGTTGATTTCCAGCACACTGGAGCCCCAAGTTAATAACAATGCGTCTGGGCCTAAATCACACAATAATACCGACAAAATTGAAGCAGCAATCCCTTCAGAGCTGATAAAATCATGTGTTGCTACTTTGCTCATGATACAG ACGTGTACCGAACGACAATATCCTCCAGCTGATGTGGCTCAAATAATTGATTCTGCTGTTACCAGCTTGCATCCATGTTGCCCTCAAAATCTGCCAATATATAGAGAGATACAAATGTGCATGGGAAGAATCAAGACCCAAATATTAGCTCTTATACCAACATAA
- the LOC110622629 gene encoding protein ALWAYS EARLY 2 isoform X3 — protein sequence MAPTRKKSVNKRFLNEVSPHKEVRNSNKNKERVSGKRRLSDNLGPRWSEEELQQFYKAYRAHGMEWKKVAAEVPNRSAEMVRTLFKMNKAYLSLPEGTASVVGLIAMMTDHYYSQEVSDSEGESNDEPGMPRKPQKTKQVKVQPSTSKDSLQSHSIASTDGYLSLLKKGHFYGGQPRAVGKRTPRVAVSYPYKKNDSQNYVLAKKGQKPQNDVNDDGAHVAALALTEALKRGGSTQVCHTQSGGTEHIKLSPVRSWEMMFPESKTGHTKFRVASVDEEWMVDGTSRGADNGAYARDTSSLVDMEGVGTVEVHPKGKKFYRKKVKVEEIGNSQSDDGGEACSGTEEGPKVNALKGKTDIDGSDAKIDEMSPQARKKRSGKRFSGDEFSALDALQTLANLSVMESESSVQQNEERTVLTVDDKSSKPEATSTSRHRDKVKLLGHREKLLHPRSEVEGASRKSKLGRNTAIYAKPVSESKQGPQFINNNINVLKRKRHSLVSKVSNAEVPIKLHLSEPLDTEPVDEEEIISALKGKRTCQVSTVPKQRKAIGVSEGCFSDQKSSANDVAVSTAQVPVAKQVTLQTSKISRRKMSLKQSITRKERHSSENILKNQTNRCSISLHDTASYLREKFSCCLSSPMVRRWCTFEWFYSAIDYPWFAKREFVEYLNHVGLGHIPRLTRVEWGVIRSSLGKPRRFSEHFLHEEREKLKQYRDSVRTHYTELRTGAMDGLPTDLAKPLSVGQRVIAVHPKTRELHDGSVLTIDHDRCRVQFDCPEMGVEFVKDIDCMPLNPFDNMPEALRRHGFSVMSKELQVNGHSHIGGFTSTRHLDNSEIPMNTLVDANVQRKAASVDVVNAQQIASQPSVVARLQVKEVDIQAPSDLNHAFDKKASSALVNLRQHNAYPGNTLPPWLKPTVNSSFLAGLPSSHDSFVSQESGSTVIEIVRGSRDKAHTMIDAAVQAISSMKEGEDAFVKIGEALDSIDRRQLASESKAQEIRSLEHVNGILSHHNQLISSTLEPQVNNNASGPKSHNNTDKIEAAIPSELIKSCVATLLMIQTCTERQYPPADVAQIIDSAVTSLHPCCPQNLPIYREIQMCMGRIKTQILALIPT from the exons GCGTACTTATCCCTGCCTGAGGGAACAGCTTCTGTGGTTGGCCTTATAGCCATGATGACTGACCATTATTACTCCCAA GAAGTGAGCGATAGTGAAGGAGAAAGTAATGATGAGCCAGGAATGCCTCGGAAACCTCAGAAAACCAAGCAGGTGAAAGTCCAGCCTAGCACATCAAAAGATTCCCTGCAGTCGCACTCAATTGCATCAACTGATGGATACTTATCATTATTGAAGAAAGGACACTTTTATG GTGGTCAGCCTCGAGCAGTAGGGAAAAGAACACCTCGAGTTGCTGTTTCATATCCATATAAGAAAAATGACAGTCAGAATTATGTTTTGGCGAAGAAGGGCCAGAAGCCCCAGAATGATGTCAATGACGATGGAGCACATGTTGCTGCGCTGGCATTAACTGAGGCGTTAAAAAGAGGAGGTTCTACCCAAGTTTGTCACACCCAAAGTGGAGGAACAGAACACATTAAATTGTCACCTGTTAGAAGCTGGGAAATGAtg TTTCCAGAGTCGAAGACGGGTCATACAAAATTTCGAGTTGCTTCTGTAGATGAAGAATGGATGGTTGATGGTACAAGCAGGGGAGCTGATAATGGTGCTTATGCCAGGGATACAAGCTCACTGGTGGATATGGAAGGTGTAGGTACTGTAGAAGTTCATCCAAAGGGGAAGAAGTTTTACAGAAAGAAAGTAAAGGTTGAAGAGATTGGGAATAGTCAATCTGATGATGGCGGAGAAGCTTGTAGTGGTACTGAAGAAGGACCAAAAGTAAATGCCCTAAAGGGGAAAACCGATATTGATGGTTCAGATGCAAAAATTGATGAGATGTCTCCACAGGCCCGAAAGAAGAGAAGTGGCAAACGATTCTCTGGAG ATGAATTCTCTGCCTTGGATGCCCTACAAACGTTGGCTAACCTTTCTGTAATGGAATCTG AATCCTCCGTCCAGCAGAATGAAGAAAGAACTGTACTTACTGTGGATGACAAATCTAGCAAACCTGAAGCTACATCTACTAGCCGCCATAGGGATAAAGTTAAACTTCTAGGGCACAGAGAAAAACTGCTTCATCCAAGAAGTGAAGTTGAGGGCGCCTCAAGAAAATCCAAGCTAGGAAGAAATACAGCAATTTATGCTAAACCTGTTTCTGAATCAAAGCAAGGGCCTCAGTTCATCAACAACAATATTAATGTACTGAAAAGAAAACGTCATTCTTTGGTGTCAAAG GTATCAAATGCTGAAGTGCCCATAAAATTACATCTAAGTGAACCATTGGACACTGAG CCTGTTGATGAAGAAGAGATTATATCTGCGCTTAAAGGAAAACGAACTTGTCAAGTTTCTACTGTTCCAAAGCAACGGAAAGCCATTGGAGTATCAGAGGGATGTTTCAGTGATCAGAAAAGTTCTGCTAATGATGTGGCTGTATCAACCGCTCAAGTTCCTGTTGCAAAACAAGTTACCTTGCAAACCAGTAAAATAAGCAGACGCAAGATGAGTCTAAAGCAATCAATTACTCGTAAAGAGAGGCACTCTTCTGAGAACATCCTGAAAAATCAAACTAATAGATGCTCAATCTCCCTACATGATACAGCATCCTATCTAAGG GAAAAGTTTTCTTGCTGTCTCTCATCTCCTATGGTTCGCAGATGGTGTACATTTGAGTGGTTCTACAGTGCAATTGACTACCCTTGGTTTGCGAAAAGGGAGTTCGTGGAGTACTTAAATCATGTTGGACTTGGGCACATTCCAAGATTAACTCGTGTTGAATGGGGTGTCATAAGAag TTCCCTAGGCAAACCTCGAAGATTCTCTGAACATTTTTTACATGAAGAAAGGGAGAAACTGAAGCAGTATAGGGATTCTGTGAGAACACATTATACTGAACTTCGTACTGGTGCCATGGATGGACTTCCAACAGATTTAGCAAAACCTTTATCAGTTGGCCAACGAGTAATAGCTGTGCATCCCAAAACAAGAGAACTTCATGATGGAAGTGTGCTCACAATTGATCATGACAGGTGCAGAGTTCAATTTGACTGTCCTGAAATGGGAGTGGAATTTGTCAAG GATATAGACTGCATGCCTTTAAATCCATTTGATAACATGCCAGAAGCTCTTAGGAGACATGGATTCTCTGTTATGTCCAAGGAACTGCAAGTGAACGGGCATTCACATATTGGAGGGTTTACTTCAACAAGGCATTTAGACAACTCAGAGATTCCCATGAATACACTG GTGGATGCAAACGTACAAAGAAAGGCAGCTTCAGTTGATGTTGTTAATGCACAACAAATAGCCAGTCAACCTTCTGTGGTGGCACGACTTCAAGTGAAGGAAGTTGATATACAAGCTCCTTCTGATTTGAATCATGCTTTTGATAAGAAG GCCTCTTCTGCTTTAGTCAATTTGAGGCAACACAATGCATACCCAGGGAATACCCTGCCTCCTTGGCTGAAGCCCACTGTCAATTCCAGTTTCCTGGCTGGCCTGCCAAGTTCTCATGATAGTTTTGTTTCTCAAGAATCAGGATCTACTGTCATTGAAATTGTAAGAGGTTCCAGGGACAAGGCACACACAATGATAGATGCTGCTGTTCAG GCGATTTCATCCATGAAAGAAGGGGAGGATGCTTTTGTGAAGATTGGGGAGGCTTTAGATTCTATTGATAGAAGACAATTAGCATCAGAATCTAAGGCACAAGAAATCAGGTCTCTGGAGCACGTCAATGGCATTTTAAGCCATCATAATCAGTTGATTTCCAGCACACTGGAGCCCCAAGTTAATAACAATGCGTCTGGGCCTAAATCACACAATAATACCGACAAAATTGAAGCAGCAATCCCTTCAGAGCTGATAAAATCATGTGTTGCTACTTTGCTCATGATACAG ACGTGTACCGAACGACAATATCCTCCAGCTGATGTGGCTCAAATAATTGATTCTGCTGTTACCAGCTTGCATCCATGTTGCCCTCAAAATCTGCCAATATATAGAGAGATACAAATGTGCATGGGAAGAATCAAGACCCAAATATTAGCTCTTATACCAACATAA